The Natronosporangium hydrolyticum nucleotide sequence CGTCTGGTGCATGCCCAGCCAGGCGCCGTACAGGTTGATGTCGATCACCCGCCGGAAGCTCGCCGGATCCTGGTCGGCGATGGCCCCGAAGTCGAGGACGCCGGCGTTGTTCACCAGGACCGAAACCGGGCCGTAGCTCTGCTCCGCGGCGGTGACCGCGGCAGCCCACTGGTCGGTGTTGGTGACGTCCAGGTGGACGTAGGCGGCGCGCTCGCCGAGGCGGTCCGCGAGCGCCTTGCCGTCATCGTCGAGGATGTCGGCGATCATCACCTGCATTCCCTCGGCGACCAGCGTCTCGGTGATCGCCGCACCGATCCCACGCGCCCCACCGGTCACAATCGCGGTCTGGTTCGTCAGTGTCATGGGTTCGCCTCCTCAGCTTCGCCTCTATTGCACGTCGGCGGCGGCTGACTCACCCAGGGTCGAAGGTCCCGTACCGGGCAGGGCTACCGCCCCTGCCGCTGGCGGGTAGGGCGGCGCAGGCTGGTGTTGCGCGGCAAGCCGGCCGCGTCGGGGTCGGTCAGTCGACCGCCCCGCCCAGCGAGGGGAGCAGCCATGGCCACCGTGGAAGAACTGCCGATCGTGGTCGGGGTCGACGGGTCGGAGCCGAGCCGGGCGGCCTGCCGGTGGGCGGCGACCGAGGCGCGGCTGCGGGGACACCCGCTGGAGCTGGTCTACGGCTACATCGGGCCGGCGCTGGCGGTGCCGCTGATGGCCCCGCCGTACGACTGGTTGCCGCCGGCGATGCAGGAGGAGGCCGAAGAGTTGGTGGCCCAGGCGGTCGCCCAGGTCCGGGAGCAGGAGCCGACGGTGCAGGTCACCGGGCGGGCGGTCGCCGGTGCGCCGAACCAGCTGTTGGTCGACCTGTCCGCGGAGGCGTATCAGGTGGTCGTCGGCCACCGGGGCCACGGCGGGTTCCGCTCGCTGCTGCTCGGTTCGGTCGCCTCGACCGTGGCGGCCCACGCGCACGCCCCGGTGGTGGTGGTACGCCCGGGGGTCGACCACGCGCAGCTGCGGGACGCCCCGGTGGTGGTGGGCGTCGACGGCTCGGCGACCGCGCAGGCGGCGCTCAGCTTCGCCTTCGAGGAGGCGGAGCTGCGGTCGGTGCCGGTCCACGCCGTGCACGTCTACCAGGTGCCGCTCATGCCCTCCCGGGCGGACGAGGTCGATCCGGCGCGGGTGGAGCGGGCGGAGCGGCAGCGCCTGCGCCAGTGGGTGCAGCCGATCCGGGACAAGTATCCACACGTCACGGTCGAGGAGAAGCTGCTG carries:
- a CDS encoding universal stress protein, which gives rise to MATVEELPIVVGVDGSEPSRAACRWAATEARLRGHPLELVYGYIGPALAVPLMAPPYDWLPPAMQEEAEELVAQAVAQVREQEPTVQVTGRAVAGAPNQLLVDLSAEAYQVVVGHRGHGGFRSLLLGSVASTVAAHAHAPVVVVRPGVDHAQLRDAPVVVGVDGSATAQAALSFAFEEAELRSVPVHAVHVYQVPLMPSRADEVDPARVERAERQRLRQWVQPIRDKYPHVTVEEKLLTGQPSERLVDAAERAGLLVIGSRGRGGFKGMLLGSVSQQVIRHAEGPVAVVR